AGAGATTCTGTTCAAATATATGTCAGATCAAGTCACTCTACTCCTCAAAACTTTTCAGTGGCATCCCACCTCGCTTGGACTCAAAGCCAAAATCCTTACAATGGACAACAGGGCCCTACAGAATATATCATCCCCTCACCCCTTGTATCCTCTGAACCCCTTTCCTGTTGCTCTCCCCTTTCCTCAGCTCACTTTGATGGGTCTCCATTCTATTTGTCTAAAAAGCAGTAGACAGAGAgaacttgtacttttttttttttttcctcttttggccatgccaagtAGCATGCAGaaagtttccccaccagggatcgaaccctgtgccccctgcaggggaagcgaggagtcttaaccactggactgccagggaagtcccaagaacctATACTTAAAAGTAGAGTCCACATGACTATAGAAATAACAGTTGATAAATAATGCATCATATTGAGCTCAGGGTGTTTTGACCCGTCACTAAGGCACTCTGGAATGAGTTCCCATACTCATTTCTTAAAATCACTTAGTCAGCAAATTGTTATTGAGAGCCTATTATTCCAGACACTGTTGTATATGCATACATCaataaacaaaacatacaaaCCTGTCTACCTCAGTACCTTCCATTCGGTAGGGAGTGAGACAGAGAACATGGTTAAGTTAATTGTGAAGCATGTTAGAAAGTGatactgaaatggaaaaatatagaaCAGGCATGTGGGGCtagaagtgtgtgtatgtgtgtgtaagtgcTGTGTGTGGGGGTAGCTGTACTGGTGCTCCATGCCACAATGTCCCACGTGAATTTGACATGTTTCTCGGGTTGAGTTTTGggtgagatcagatcagtcgctcagtcgtgtccgactctttgcgaccccgtgaatcgcagcacgccaggcctccctgtccatcaccaactcccggagttcacccagactcacgtccatcgagtcagtgatgccatccagccatctcatcctctgtcgtccccttctattAATAGATTATATCTACTTGCAATATCCTGGCTTCTGACACGATTCCCACATGAATATGCTATTCCAATTCTTCCTGTACTTCCAGCACGACCTGTTCCTTGTATTTATTCTTACTAATCCCTTGTTTTAACAGATTTATCTCCCTGCTCTCTGGGCCACTGGTTGAAATTATGGCTGACATCTTATGAATTTGTTGGTGATCTTCTACCACAACCACTTCTTCCCTTCAATTTGGTCTTCGCTCTTGTTAATGCCTCAGGCCTGCCAGTAGCAGTCAGTGACACCCACATGCATTCCTTCACCCCAAAAGTTTGAATAAACTGCCATAGTCAGAAATGAATTATTGACCTGCACGGAATCAGACATGGTGATGTAACTGGTTATTTTCTTAGCAATATGTCCAATTCTAGTTAAAACCAGTGTATTTGGTTTTATAATAGTCCATCACTGACCCCGAATATGTACAAATATCCAGGATAGTTCTGGGCTTCCTTGATTTCTCAATTCGGAGATTTTGTTTCGCTGTGGGATAAGACCTTAGGTTATTCCTAAGGGTTTCAggtaaaactgaatttttttaatctactgaACAGCCTGACTGTTCAGATAAGCAGAATTTAATTGACACCTATTTAGGAGAGTCTGCCTGGAGACGAGTTATGGAAAAATACAGCTCCACTAgaaacttttcacttttctctcttcaAAACTCTGATTTTCTCCTAGTCCAGCCATGCTCACAGAGGTTTTAAGCGGATTAATTAGTGCTTGAAAAGCACCTTTATACATGAAAAGTAGCTAGGTACTAATTTAATCTTTTAAACTCTGGATTATTCCTATTGCAGTTCTAATTTCATACTTTTTCCATAATGTCACCAGATTGTAGGTGAGCTCCCAAAATAGACAGTTACTAGGACTAAAACTGTTATATGACTCAACATGCAAAATAGCTCTGGGCAAGGAATGCTGAGATTGTAACAATGACCTATTCCTTTAAAAAGATTCCTGTTGGCCCCTGCGGGCCGCAGGCCCCGGGGCCGCGCCTCCCAGCGGTGGCCGCCATAGTGTGAGGTATTTAGCGGGCGCGCGCGCGGGTTCGAGAACGCGCGGAACGCCGGCGGCGGACAGTGAGGAGCCGCGGCGACCGTTGCTGCGCGCGCTCTCTAATGGCGGCGGCGAGCCAGAGTGTCCCGTCGGTACTGGCATGAGGCAGACGCAGTGGCAGTGGCGCTGCCCGCGGTGGCGGGCGTTGGCGGCGGCGACGGCGGAGCGTGTTTGAGCCAGGACCGAGGTCCGAGGCGCCTGACAGAAATGAGTCGTCTGACCGAAAGAGCATTACCTACTGGAACCTCAAATGGTGCGCCTTCCTCCCGGAGGGCGCCTGTCTTGACTGGCACCACTGTGTCCAACAATGACTTGGCGAGTCTTTTTGAGTGTCCGGTCTGCTTTGAGTATGTGTTACCTCCAATTACACAGTGTCAGAGTGGCCATCTTGTTTGTGGCAACTGTCGCCCAAAGCTCACACGTTGTCCAACTTGCCGGGTCCCGCTGACATCCATTCGCAACTTAGCCATGGAGAAAGTGGCCAATTTAGTACTTTTCCCCTGTAAGTACACCTCTTCGGGATGTGGAAAAACTATGCCACCCACAGAAAAAGCAGACCATGAAGAACACTGTGAGTTTAGGCCCTGTCGTTGTCCTTGCCCTGGTACTTCCTGTGGGTGGCAAGGCTCCATGGATGCTGTAGTGCCGCATCTGATGCAGCACTATAATGAGTCCATTATAACCCTGCGCGGAGAAGTTGTAGTTTT
The nucleotide sequence above comes from Bos javanicus breed banteng chromosome X, ARS-OSU_banteng_1.0, whole genome shotgun sequence. Encoded proteins:
- the LOC133242895 gene encoding E3 ubiquitin-protein ligase SIAH1-like, whose product is MSRLTERALPTGTSNGAPSSRRAPVLTGTTVSNNDLASLFECPVCFEYVLPPITQCQSGHLVCGNCRPKLTRCPTCRVPLTSIRNLAMEKVANLVLFPCKYTSSGCGKTMPPTEKADHEEHCEFRPCRCPCPGTSCGWQGSMDAVVPHLMQHYNESIITLRGEVVVFLAVNINLAGTLEWVMLQSCFGFHFLLVLEKLEIYDGHQKFFAVVQLIGTREQAENFTYQLELNGNRRRLSWEATPLSIHEGIATALINSDCLIFDSEVAELFAENGNLSIDVTISMC